In Leuconostoc kimchii IMSNU 11154, the DNA window TGACGCACCTGCAACAATCGATGAGATGATTGCATTAGCTAAGACAGCTGTTAAGGAACAAGGCTTGGCTAACTCTGGTGATACAATTGTTATTGCTGCTGGTGTGCCAATGTCACAATCAGGAACAACAAACATGATTACTGTTCAAACAGTATAACGTTTACTTAAAAATTTCACCTGATTTATGGGTTAAGTCTTAAACGACTACTTCTTCACTAGAAGTAGTCGTTTTTATATGTTAATTGATTATTCCATAGTGTCATAGAACCTATCATAAATAAAACACTAAAATTGGTATACCTGATATGATAGTACCAATAAGTAAAGAGGAGTTTTGTTATGAATACAGGTGATTTGGCTTGGGTGTTGATATCTTCGGCTTTGGTTTGGTTAATGACACCAGGATTGGCGCTCTTTTATGGTGGTTTAGGCGAAAAACGTAATTTGTTACATACGATGTTTATTCCAGTTTTAATTATTGGTATTGCTTCATTAACGTGGTTCTTGGTTGGTTATTCGTTAGCTTTTGGTGGTAATGGTAATCTCATCGGTAATTTTAAACATCTGTTTTTAACTCATGTTTCGTTTACAAATTCTACTAAATCACTGACGATTCCAGATGGCGCTTTTGCTTTATTTCAGGGCATGTTTCCAATCATAACAGCAGCTATTATTACTGGATCTGTCATTGGTCGAATGAAAATTAAGGCTATGATTGTGTTTATTATTTTATGGTTAATTACCGTCTATTCTCCTCTGGCACATATGGTTTGGGGTGGCGGTTTATTGGCAAAGATGGGTGCGATTGATTTTGCTGGTGGTACTGTTGTCCACATCTCAAGTGGTGTAACTGGTTTGGTATTAGCGCTGCTGATTGGGCATCGACACAATGATAAACATATTCCAGTTAGACCATCATATGTTTTGATTGGTGGCGCATTACTCTGGGTGGGTTGGTTTGGCTTTAATTCAGGGTCTGCTTTGGCTGCAAATGGGACAGCTGTGTTGGCATTGGTTAACACTTGGTTAGCCTCAGCCGTGAGTGTACTGACATGGGGGCTTGCAGAATACAAAACGCATGGTAGAGTCACACTAGCTGGTATAACTAGCGGGGGTGTTGCCGGCTTAGTAGTCATTACACCTGCTGCAGGGTTTGTGGCACCTTGGTCTGCGGTTATCATGGGGTTACTTGCAGGAATTATAGGATTTGCAGGGATTACGTTTGTTAAAAGTAGTTTTGGCTACGATGATACGCTAGATGCCTTTGGCATTCATGGTATCGGTGGTGCTGT includes these proteins:
- a CDS encoding ammonium transporter; protein product: MNTGDLAWVLISSALVWLMTPGLALFYGGLGEKRNLLHTMFIPVLIIGIASLTWFLVGYSLAFGGNGNLIGNFKHLFLTHVSFTNSTKSLTIPDGAFALFQGMFPIITAAIITGSVIGRMKIKAMIVFIILWLITVYSPLAHMVWGGGLLAKMGAIDFAGGTVVHISSGVTGLVLALLIGHRHNDKHIPVRPSYVLIGGALLWVGWFGFNSGSALAANGTAVLALVNTWLASAVSVLTWGLAEYKTHGRVTLAGITSGGVAGLVVITPAAGFVAPWSAVIMGLLAGIIGFAGITFVKSSFGYDDTLDAFGIHGIGGAVGAILTGVFADKNIGGVAGLVNGNLSLVWKQLVAVLFTVAFAAIGTLILAKITAIIASPLRLSAIEEEKGYDAILHDLTVE